Proteins encoded by one window of Conger conger chromosome 1, fConCon1.1, whole genome shotgun sequence:
- the grhl1 gene encoding grainyhead-like protein 1 homolog isoform X1 — MTQEHDNKRAVLVLQNEPPYGQRRPFTNEDEAWKSFLENPLTAATKAMMSINGDEDSAAALGLLYDYYKVPPDTVPREKRSMSQAKTDVLSTDVDPNKRNLMTPLQDASLAAPESRIQVLKNVPFNIVQLGPDKRAPFPSPDTTVTVSIATVPNYAMKAEGSSHGFTVTAPGGSHCPETDGHAGVFNHSQFSPNPQPRTPDSTFTESFKDAPHEVFSFPGDLQLRMASITPDDYSAFDTESGNNFEYTLEASKSLRQKSGDGTMTYLNKGQFYPISLREIDNGKVLHHPISKVRSVVMVVFGEEKCRDDQLKHWKYWHSRQHTAKQRCIDIADYKESFNTISNIEEIAYNAISFTWDINDEAKIFISVNCLSTDFSSQKGVKGLPLNLQIDTYSYNNRSNKPIHRAYCQIKVFCDKGAERKIRDEERKQSRRKGKCETTLGPFADVKVPLLHKRSDITTFKMMSDLETQPILFIPDIHFSSFQRHPFSSEDGEEGSAMKRFSNDDEFGSPPNKMARADEPKKVLLYVRKETEEVFDALMLKTPTMKGLVEAISEKYEVPLEKMGKVYKKCKKGILVNMDDNIIKHYSNEDTFQIHIEELGGMYKLTLTEI; from the exons taagcGGGCAGTGTTGGTGCTACAGAATGAGCCGCCCTATGGGCAGAGGCGGCCATTCACCAATGAGGACGAGGCCTGGAAGTCTTTCCTGGAGAACCCACTGACAGCCGCCACCAAGGCCATGATGAGTATCAATGGTGACGAAGACAGTGCTGCAGCTCTGGGACTGCTGTATGACTACTACAAGGTACCACCAGATACG GTGCCAAGGGAGAAAAGGTCAATGTCCCAGGCAAAAACCGATGTGCTGAGTACTGATGTAGATCCCAACAAAAG GAACCTGATGACTCCCTTGCAGGATGCTTCCTTGGCAGCTCCAGAGAGCCGGATCCAGGTGCTGAAGAACGTCCCGTTTAACATCGTGCAGCTGGGACCGGACAAGCGAGCGCCGTTCCCCTCGCCTGACACCACCGTCACCGTATCCATCGCCACCGTGCCCAACTACGCCATGAAGGCCGAGGGGTCGTCGCACGGGTTCACCGTGACCGCGCCCGGCGGATCTCACTGCCCCGAGACTGACGGCCACGCCGGCGTGTTCAACCACAGCCAGTTCAGCCCCAACCCGCAGCCGCGCACACCCGACTCCACCTTCACCGAGTCCTTCAAGGACGCGCCTCATGAG gtGTTCTCCTTCCCTGGAGACCTCCAGCTGCGCATGGCCTCCATCACACCTGATGATTACTCCGCCTTCGACACAGAGTCGGG AAATAACTTTGAATACACACTGGAGGCATCAAAGTCGCTGCGTCAGAAGTCTGGCGATGGGACAATGACCTACTTGAACAAAGGCCAATTCTATCCCATCAGCCTCAGGGAAATTGACAACGGCAAGGTCCTTCACCACCCAATCAGCAAAGTGCGG AGcgtggtgatggtggtgtttggagaagagaagtgTAGGGACGACCAACTCAAACACTGGAAGTACTGGCACTCTAGACAACACACTGCTAAGCAGCGCTGCATTGACATTG CTGACTACAAGGAAAGTTTCAACACCATCAGCAATATTGAAGAGATTGCCTACAATGCCATCTCTTTCACATGGGACATCAATGATGAGGCTAAG atCTTCATCTCGGTGAACTGCCTGAGCACGGACTTCTCGTCCCAGAAGGGGGTGAAGGGCCTCCCTCTGAACCTGCAGATCGACACCTACAGCTACAACAACCGCAGCAACAAGCCCATCCACCGCGCCTACTGCCAGATCAAGGTGTTCTGCGACAAGGGCGCGGAGCGCAAGATTCGCGACGAGGAGAGGAAGCAGTCTCGCAGGAAGGGGAAGTGCGAGACCACCCTGGGACCCT TTGCGGACGTGAAGGTCCCTCTTCTACACAAGCGCAGCGACATCACCACTTTCAAGATGATGAGCGACCTGGAAACACAGCCCATCCTCTTCATCCCAGACATCCACTTCTCCAGCTTCCAGAGACAT cCATTTTCCTCAGAAGATGGAGAGGAAGG TTCGGCCATGAAGAGATTCTCAAACGACGATGAGTTTGGCTCCCCTCCTAACAAAATGGCCAGGGCGGATGAACCCAAaaaag TGCTGTTATATGTGCGAAAGGAGACAGAGGAGGTTTTTGATGCCCTCATGCTGAAAACACCCACAATGAAAGGACTGGTCGAAGCG ATTTCAGAGAAGTACGAGGTGCCTCTGGAGAAAATGGGGAAAGTGTACAAAAAGTGCAAGAAGGG AATCCTGGTCAACATGGATGACAACATTATCAAGCACTACTCCAATGAGGACACTTTCCAGATCCACATCGAGGAGTTGGGGGGCATGTACAAACTGACCCTGACCGAGATCTGA
- the grhl1 gene encoding grainyhead-like protein 1 homolog isoform X2, which translates to MTQEHDNKRAVLVLQNEPPYGQRRPFTNEDEAWKSFLENPLTAATKAMMSINGDEDSAAALGLLYDYYKVPREKRSMSQAKTDVLSTDVDPNKRNLMTPLQDASLAAPESRIQVLKNVPFNIVQLGPDKRAPFPSPDTTVTVSIATVPNYAMKAEGSSHGFTVTAPGGSHCPETDGHAGVFNHSQFSPNPQPRTPDSTFTESFKDAPHEVFSFPGDLQLRMASITPDDYSAFDTESGNNFEYTLEASKSLRQKSGDGTMTYLNKGQFYPISLREIDNGKVLHHPISKVRSVVMVVFGEEKCRDDQLKHWKYWHSRQHTAKQRCIDIADYKESFNTISNIEEIAYNAISFTWDINDEAKIFISVNCLSTDFSSQKGVKGLPLNLQIDTYSYNNRSNKPIHRAYCQIKVFCDKGAERKIRDEERKQSRRKGKCETTLGPFADVKVPLLHKRSDITTFKMMSDLETQPILFIPDIHFSSFQRHPFSSEDGEEGSAMKRFSNDDEFGSPPNKMARADEPKKVLLYVRKETEEVFDALMLKTPTMKGLVEAISEKYEVPLEKMGKVYKKCKKGILVNMDDNIIKHYSNEDTFQIHIEELGGMYKLTLTEI; encoded by the exons taagcGGGCAGTGTTGGTGCTACAGAATGAGCCGCCCTATGGGCAGAGGCGGCCATTCACCAATGAGGACGAGGCCTGGAAGTCTTTCCTGGAGAACCCACTGACAGCCGCCACCAAGGCCATGATGAGTATCAATGGTGACGAAGACAGTGCTGCAGCTCTGGGACTGCTGTATGACTACTACAAG GTGCCAAGGGAGAAAAGGTCAATGTCCCAGGCAAAAACCGATGTGCTGAGTACTGATGTAGATCCCAACAAAAG GAACCTGATGACTCCCTTGCAGGATGCTTCCTTGGCAGCTCCAGAGAGCCGGATCCAGGTGCTGAAGAACGTCCCGTTTAACATCGTGCAGCTGGGACCGGACAAGCGAGCGCCGTTCCCCTCGCCTGACACCACCGTCACCGTATCCATCGCCACCGTGCCCAACTACGCCATGAAGGCCGAGGGGTCGTCGCACGGGTTCACCGTGACCGCGCCCGGCGGATCTCACTGCCCCGAGACTGACGGCCACGCCGGCGTGTTCAACCACAGCCAGTTCAGCCCCAACCCGCAGCCGCGCACACCCGACTCCACCTTCACCGAGTCCTTCAAGGACGCGCCTCATGAG gtGTTCTCCTTCCCTGGAGACCTCCAGCTGCGCATGGCCTCCATCACACCTGATGATTACTCCGCCTTCGACACAGAGTCGGG AAATAACTTTGAATACACACTGGAGGCATCAAAGTCGCTGCGTCAGAAGTCTGGCGATGGGACAATGACCTACTTGAACAAAGGCCAATTCTATCCCATCAGCCTCAGGGAAATTGACAACGGCAAGGTCCTTCACCACCCAATCAGCAAAGTGCGG AGcgtggtgatggtggtgtttggagaagagaagtgTAGGGACGACCAACTCAAACACTGGAAGTACTGGCACTCTAGACAACACACTGCTAAGCAGCGCTGCATTGACATTG CTGACTACAAGGAAAGTTTCAACACCATCAGCAATATTGAAGAGATTGCCTACAATGCCATCTCTTTCACATGGGACATCAATGATGAGGCTAAG atCTTCATCTCGGTGAACTGCCTGAGCACGGACTTCTCGTCCCAGAAGGGGGTGAAGGGCCTCCCTCTGAACCTGCAGATCGACACCTACAGCTACAACAACCGCAGCAACAAGCCCATCCACCGCGCCTACTGCCAGATCAAGGTGTTCTGCGACAAGGGCGCGGAGCGCAAGATTCGCGACGAGGAGAGGAAGCAGTCTCGCAGGAAGGGGAAGTGCGAGACCACCCTGGGACCCT TTGCGGACGTGAAGGTCCCTCTTCTACACAAGCGCAGCGACATCACCACTTTCAAGATGATGAGCGACCTGGAAACACAGCCCATCCTCTTCATCCCAGACATCCACTTCTCCAGCTTCCAGAGACAT cCATTTTCCTCAGAAGATGGAGAGGAAGG TTCGGCCATGAAGAGATTCTCAAACGACGATGAGTTTGGCTCCCCTCCTAACAAAATGGCCAGGGCGGATGAACCCAAaaaag TGCTGTTATATGTGCGAAAGGAGACAGAGGAGGTTTTTGATGCCCTCATGCTGAAAACACCCACAATGAAAGGACTGGTCGAAGCG ATTTCAGAGAAGTACGAGGTGCCTCTGGAGAAAATGGGGAAAGTGTACAAAAAGTGCAAGAAGGG AATCCTGGTCAACATGGATGACAACATTATCAAGCACTACTCCAATGAGGACACTTTCCAGATCCACATCGAGGAGTTGGGGGGCATGTACAAACTGACCCTGACCGAGATCTGA